The following coding sequences are from one candidate division TA06 bacterium window:
- a CDS encoding ABC transporter ATP-binding protein, with amino-acid sequence MQSYIESNSPKDTGSLRLIFGWLHRYWTSHRLKLLILLAMTMVHTALAISYPVFFKLVVDGLVSQLPLQQLTRNVLFLLLLGVGAAIVNWMLMSTRGWTNMNIEAELRNKIFANLTRLGPSTLSGYRTGDVVTRLTDDLAEKLSWFTCSGLFRAAQGLALFAFIMIVMFRLNATLAGFALLPVPIVAWLFLYNEKTFEKRFLKLQNAISAVNDFLEACFSGIRVLKVYNRQDHQKQGFSRAMDRRIKAEVKTIQSEGLFNSSNILIDQMGVLVVLLAGGWLVIKGRLTLGSFVAFNTYSLMMIEPLWNMGNFFITGKRAAVSYARVRELETALPEVGNPLSPAAICFTKDIEFNDVSFSYGKNDKYQLKDISFNVAKGEKIALMGEVGCGKTTLAHMLLRLHDPASGAIKIDGTDIRDFKLSELRSIIGYAPQEALLFSDSILNNVIFHRKEVDQNKVVEAGRISQLEKEVKGFAQGYDTLIGQRGASLSGGQKQRTSLARAIVERIALGHPQILILDDITSALDATTEALVWQELNQKLPGVTCFIISHRTSTIERADKILVLKDGMIVEQGSHQELMAKDGYYVTLREKEMLQENGNGQNGRNQEDGRMGR; translated from the coding sequence ATGCAAAGTTATATAGAATCCAATTCGCCTAAAGACACCGGCAGTTTAAGGCTGATCTTCGGATGGCTTCACCGCTACTGGACTTCACACCGGCTGAAGCTTTTGATCCTGCTGGCCATGACCATGGTCCATACCGCTTTGGCCATCAGCTATCCAGTCTTTTTCAAGTTAGTGGTGGACGGACTGGTCAGCCAGCTTCCCCTGCAGCAGTTGACCCGCAATGTGCTGTTCCTTTTGTTGCTGGGGGTGGGCGCGGCCATTGTCAACTGGATGCTGATGTCCACCCGGGGCTGGACCAACATGAACATCGAGGCCGAACTGCGGAACAAAATCTTCGCCAACCTCACCAGGCTGGGACCCTCCACTTTGTCCGGTTACCGGACCGGGGACGTGGTCACCCGGCTGACCGACGATCTGGCCGAAAAGTTGTCCTGGTTCACCTGTTCCGGCCTGTTCCGGGCGGCGCAGGGGCTGGCGCTGTTCGCTTTCATCATGATCGTGATGTTCCGGCTGAATGCCACCCTGGCAGGCTTTGCCCTGCTTCCGGTGCCCATTGTGGCCTGGCTGTTTCTGTACAACGAGAAGACATTTGAAAAGCGCTTCCTCAAGCTGCAGAACGCCATCTCGGCGGTCAACGATTTTCTGGAGGCCTGCTTCTCGGGCATCAGGGTACTCAAGGTCTATAACCGCCAGGATCATCAGAAACAGGGGTTCTCCAGGGCCATGGACCGCCGGATAAAGGCCGAAGTGAAAACCATCCAGTCCGAAGGCCTGTTCAACTCCTCCAATATCCTGATCGACCAAATGGGCGTGCTGGTGGTACTGCTGGCGGGCGGCTGGCTGGTGATCAAGGGAAGGCTGACCCTGGGCAGTTTCGTGGCTTTCAATACCTACAGCCTGATGATGATTGAGCCTTTATGGAACATGGGCAATTTCTTCATCACCGGCAAGCGGGCCGCAGTCTCTTACGCCCGGGTCAGAGAGCTGGAAACAGCCTTGCCCGAGGTCGGCAATCCCTTGTCCCCGGCTGCGATTTGCTTTACAAAAGATATCGAGTTCAATGATGTCTCCTTCAGCTACGGAAAAAATGACAAATACCAGTTAAAGGACATCAGCTTCAACGTGGCCAAGGGCGAGAAGATCGCCCTGATGGGCGAGGTGGGCTGCGGGAAAACAACTTTGGCGCATATGCTGCTCCGGCTGCACGACCCGGCTTCCGGCGCAATCAAAATAGACGGGACAGACATTCGGGACTTTAAACTTTCCGAACTTCGCAGCATCATCGGCTATGCCCCGCAGGAAGCCCTGTTGTTCTCCGACAGCATTTTGAACAATGTCATCTTCCACCGGAAAGAAGTTGACCAGAATAAAGTCGTTGAGGCCGGGCGCATCTCCCAGTTGGAAAAGGAGGTCAAAGGCTTTGCCCAAGGCTACGACACCCTGATCGGCCAGCGCGGCGCCAGTCTCTCCGGCGGGCAGAAGCAGCGGACATCATTGGCCCGGGCCATCGTGGAAAGGATCGCCCTGGGACATCCCCAGATTCTGATATTGGACGACATCACCTCGGCCCTGGACGCCACCACCGAAGCCTTGGTCTGGCAGGAATTGAACCAGAAGCTCCCCGGAGTCACCTGTTTCATCATCTCGCACCGGACTTCCACCATCGAGCGGGCCGACAAGATACTGGTGCTGAAGGACGGCATGATCGTGGAGCAAGGCAGCCATCAGGAACTGATGGCCAAGGACGGTTATTATGTGACCCTGCGGGAGAAGGAAATGTTGCAGGAGAACGGAAATGGACAGAACGGAAGAAACCAAGAAGATGGGAGGATGGGAAGATAA
- a CDS encoding 6-phosphofructokinase: protein MSKIKRFGILTAGGDCPGLNAVIRAVAKTAIGDYGMQAIGIADGYAGLIEGRYKELNWRNVSGILAEGGTILGTSNRDNPFRSAVKNASGQLEYQDVFDKVKQNLEQARLEALVAIGGDGTMAITQLMAERGINVVGIPKTIDNDLAATDVTFGFDSAVVTATEALDKLQSTAMSHHRVMIVETMGRYAGWIALYSGVAGGGDIILLPEIPYDINRVCRRIIERNQKGRRFSIVVVSEGAKPKGGEMVVRKIIKESTDPVRLGGIGQKLADDIEEQTGIDCRVTVLGHLQRGGSPTAFDRILGTRFGVKAVELLAKGEFGQMAALKGLKVESVPIKEAVGQLRLVQSDSEVIKAAKSIGTVFGD from the coding sequence ATGTCCAAGATCAAGCGCTTCGGGATCCTGACCGCCGGAGGCGACTGCCCCGGACTGAATGCGGTAATCCGGGCGGTGGCCAAGACCGCCATCGGCGATTACGGGATGCAGGCGATAGGCATCGCGGACGGCTACGCCGGGCTGATCGAGGGGAGGTACAAGGAGCTCAACTGGCGCAACGTTTCCGGCATTCTGGCCGAGGGAGGCACCATCCTGGGAACCTCCAACCGCGACAATCCTTTCAGATCCGCGGTCAAAAATGCTTCCGGCCAGTTAGAATACCAGGACGTCTTTGATAAGGTCAAACAGAACTTAGAGCAGGCCAGGCTGGAAGCGCTGGTGGCCATAGGCGGCGACGGCACCATGGCCATCACCCAACTGATGGCCGAGCGGGGGATCAATGTGGTGGGCATCCCCAAGACCATCGACAACGACCTGGCCGCCACCGATGTTACCTTTGGTTTCGACTCGGCGGTGGTCACCGCCACCGAGGCCTTGGACAAACTGCAGTCCACCGCCATGTCCCACCACCGGGTGATGATCGTGGAGACCATGGGCCGCTACGCCGGGTGGATAGCCCTCTACAGCGGGGTGGCCGGGGGCGGTGACATCATCCTGCTGCCGGAGATACCCTACGACATCAACCGGGTCTGCCGGCGGATCATCGAGCGCAATCAGAAGGGCCGGCGCTTCTCCATCGTGGTGGTCTCGGAGGGGGCCAAGCCCAAAGGCGGGGAGATGGTGGTCCGGAAGATCATCAAGGAATCCACCGACCCGGTGCGGCTGGGTGGCATCGGGCAAAAGCTGGCCGACGATATCGAAGAACAGACCGGCATCGACTGCCGGGTGACGGTGCTGGGCCACCTGCAGCGGGGAGGCAGCCCCACGGCCTTTGACCGGATATTGGGGACCCGGTTCGGGGTCAAGGCGGTGGAACTTCTGGCCAAAGGCGAATTCGGGCAGATGGCCGCCTTAAAGGGCTTGAAAGTGGAGTCGGTTCCCATCAAGGAGGCGGTGGGCCAGCTGCGCTTAGTGCAGTCTGATTCCGAGGTGATCAAGGCGGCCAAGTCCATCGGCACCGTGTTCGGCGACTGA
- a CDS encoding ABC transporter ATP-binding protein — protein MWFDESDENIEEQPAAKKIYDRQLLKRMLPLLKPFKMRVIGGGLILTVSSALGLLPPLLLKRAIDVNIAGADFRGLLITVGFYVLLQLAAFGVNYMMLVILESLGVKIVSALKEQLFGHLLGLDIAYFDQHPVGRLIARVESDTEAIRRLFTSTMFTVIGAVVSLGGMIFIMLGVSSRLFLAVSTLIPVIALLTILFQKKVRPMFLVVRKKYAEIVAYLTEMVQGLKVIQAFSREDAVKQKMAKLNRSYIRTLLPADVMTMGFFSLVGVFEIIGLAIILLVGGNMVAKGFLTIGAMVLFLGYLRQFFMPVYAFSEQVGIMQRAFAGAQRVFEIMDIKPQVINAEDGCAWDSFKNAIEFRDVNFSYLTRAGNDEPDWVLRDINFTVNKGEKIALVGATGGGKSSIVNLMLRFYDPQSGSIAIDGTDIRNIPIDRLRRHFGLVLQDVFLFPGTVRENLTLGSEMSRERLDRAIEILGLQRMLDKMPNGLESELAERGANLSQGERQLVSFARALAFDPQILILDEATSSVDPMSERLIQEGIKRLLEGRTAVIVAHRLSTILDADKIMVIHKGRIVESGRHQELLEKNGYYAKLYRIQFA, from the coding sequence ATGTGGTTCGATGAAAGCGACGAAAATATAGAAGAGCAGCCTGCGGCGAAAAAGATCTACGACCGGCAGCTCTTAAAACGGATGCTGCCCCTGCTGAAGCCATTCAAAATGAGGGTTATCGGCGGAGGGCTGATTCTGACGGTTTCCTCGGCGCTGGGGCTGCTGCCTCCCCTGCTGTTGAAACGGGCCATAGACGTCAACATCGCCGGTGCGGATTTCAGGGGGCTATTGATAACGGTGGGGTTTTATGTCCTGCTCCAGCTGGCCGCCTTCGGCGTCAATTACATGATGCTGGTGATACTGGAGTCGCTGGGGGTGAAGATCGTCTCGGCCTTGAAGGAACAGCTGTTCGGCCACCTGCTGGGACTGGATATCGCCTATTTCGACCAGCATCCGGTGGGGCGGCTGATCGCCCGGGTGGAAAGCGACACCGAGGCCATCCGGCGCCTGTTCACCTCCACCATGTTCACGGTGATAGGCGCGGTGGTCAGCCTGGGCGGGATGATATTCATCATGCTCGGAGTCAGTTCCCGGCTGTTCCTGGCCGTTTCCACCCTGATCCCGGTGATCGCGCTGTTGACCATCCTATTCCAGAAAAAGGTCCGGCCGATGTTCCTGGTGGTCCGCAAAAAATACGCCGAGATCGTGGCCTACCTGACCGAGATGGTTCAGGGCCTGAAGGTGATCCAGGCCTTTTCCCGCGAGGACGCGGTCAAACAAAAGATGGCCAAACTCAACCGCTCGTATATCAGGACCCTGCTCCCGGCCGATGTAATGACCATGGGCTTCTTCAGCCTGGTGGGGGTTTTTGAGATAATCGGGCTGGCCATCATCCTTTTGGTGGGCGGCAACATGGTGGCCAAAGGCTTTTTGACCATCGGAGCCATGGTGCTGTTCCTGGGATATTTAAGACAATTCTTCATGCCGGTCTACGCCTTTTCGGAACAGGTGGGCATAATGCAGCGGGCCTTTGCCGGCGCCCAGCGGGTCTTCGAGATCATGGATATTAAGCCTCAGGTGATCAATGCCGAAGACGGCTGCGCCTGGGACAGTTTTAAAAACGCCATTGAGTTCCGGGATGTGAATTTTTCCTACCTGACCCGGGCCGGGAACGACGAGCCGGATTGGGTGCTGCGCGACATCAATTTCACCGTCAACAAAGGCGAGAAGATAGCGCTGGTGGGCGCCACCGGCGGCGGCAAAAGCTCCATCGTCAATCTAATGCTCAGGTTCTACGACCCCCAGTCGGGCAGCATCGCCATTGACGGAACGGACATCAGAAATATTCCGATTGACAGACTGCGCCGCCATTTCGGGCTGGTATTGCAGGATGTCTTCCTCTTTCCGGGGACGGTCAGGGAGAATCTGACCCTGGGGTCGGAGATGAGCCGGGAGCGGCTGGACCGGGCCATCGAGATACTGGGCCTGCAGAGAATGCTGGATAAAATGCCCAACGGCCTGGAATCGGAACTGGCCGAGCGGGGCGCCAACCTCTCCCAGGGGGAGCGCCAGCTGGTTTCCTTCGCCCGGGCCCTGGCCTTCGACCCCCAGATCCTGATCCTGGACGAGGCCACCTCCTCGGTGGACCCGATGTCGGAAAGGTTGATCCAGGAAGGCATCAAGCGCCTGCTGGAAGGGCGGACCGCAGTGATCGTGGCCCACCGGCTCTCTACCATACTGGACGCCGACAAGATAATGGTGATCCACAAGGGCCGGATCGTGGAGTCCGGCAGACATCAGGAACTATTAGAAAAGAACGGTTATTATGCAAAGTTATATAGAATCCAATTCGCCTAA
- a CDS encoding chemotaxis protein CheC — protein sequence MCFSLQQLTPVQQDALKEVFNIGSGQAATTLAEVLGLKVMVSVPLIGIKPVDEALGALAKPGIPVLSLVNIFAGDVSGATVWLMPGDKAKDFAQQCWQHMPQARKSPEFNFGQIHREISEIMNSAYLNAMEDMLNLMTVPSTPLMLSGVMKNILGKILAERTESGLVAYVQNKFSFGEKEHGFSG from the coding sequence ATGTGTTTCTCTCTCCAACAATTGACCCCAGTCCAGCAGGACGCCCTCAAAGAGGTGTTTAATATCGGGTCGGGCCAGGCGGCTACCACCCTGGCCGAGGTGTTGGGCCTGAAGGTGATGGTCTCAGTGCCTTTGATCGGAATCAAGCCAGTGGACGAAGCGCTGGGCGCCTTGGCCAAGCCGGGCATCCCGGTCTTGAGCTTAGTCAACATCTTCGCCGGGGACGTCTCCGGGGCCACGGTCTGGCTGATGCCGGGCGACAAGGCAAAAGATTTCGCTCAGCAATGCTGGCAGCACATGCCTCAGGCCCGGAAATCTCCGGAGTTCAACTTCGGCCAAATCCACCGGGAGATCTCGGAGATCATGAACAGCGCCTACCTTAACGCCATGGAGGACATGCTGAACCTGATGACCGTGCCCTCAACCCCCCTGATGCTGTCCGGCGTGATGAAGAACATTTTGGGAAAGATCCTGGCCGAGCGCACCGAGAGCGGCCTGGTAGCCTACGTCCAGAACAAATTCAGCTTTGGGGAAAAGGAGCACGGATTCAGCGGGTAA
- a CDS encoding RNHCP domain-containing protein, whose protein sequence is MSRSTENTGFHCTHCNKPVTNGSYHNHCPFCLHSLHVDFLPGNRQNTCRGLMSPVGIRNSKKGYQIVFRCCRCGSNGVNLVAENTIQPDDFNLLLSLMQAGCLVLR, encoded by the coding sequence ATGAGCAGAAGCACGGAAAACACCGGGTTTCACTGTACCCATTGTAATAAACCTGTTACCAACGGAAGTTACCACAACCATTGTCCATTTTGTCTGCATTCTTTGCATGTTGACTTCCTGCCAGGAAACCGGCAGAATACTTGTCGCGGCCTGATGTCACCGGTTGGAATACGTAACAGTAAGAAAGGCTATCAAATCGTGTTCCGTTGCTGCCGATGCGGGAGCAACGGGGTAAACCTCGTGGCCGAAAATACCATACAGCCGGATGATTTCAATCTATTGCTTAGCCTCATGCAGGCAGGGTGTTTGGTATTACGATAG
- a CDS encoding DegT/DnrJ/EryC1/StrS family aminotransferase produces MIKLASPNITRREIDAVVKVLKSGTLSLGPEILRFEKAFARYTGRKHALAVSSGTAGLHLITRALGLKPGDEVITSPYSFAASVNCILYQGARPVFADIDPKTLNIDPRKIEAAVTPRARAVLAVDVFGLPADYRKIQAVCKKHKLLLIEDSCEALGAKYKDKMAGSFGTASAFGFYPNKQITTGEGGMVLTDDDRLAETMSSLRNQGRHSLGGWLAHHEMGYNYRMADINAALGRVQLSRIKGILKTRKDIAERYLKLFQQRLPDFTVLQQPKGYQRSWFVFVALVPQELKGSGRDRLIKHLQSKSIGCAHYFPTLHLQPYLLELLKHKKGDFPAAEDTADRSFAIPFHHKLTLRDQERVVQFIEQFINYS; encoded by the coding sequence TTGATCAAACTGGCCTCACCCAACATCACCCGGCGCGAAATTGACGCCGTGGTCAAGGTCCTCAAGTCCGGCACCTTAAGTCTGGGCCCGGAAATCTTGAGGTTCGAAAAGGCCTTTGCCAGATACACCGGCCGCAAACACGCCCTGGCGGTATCCTCCGGCACCGCCGGACTACACCTGATCACCCGGGCTTTGGGATTAAAACCCGGAGACGAGGTCATTACTTCGCCCTATTCCTTCGCCGCCTCGGTCAACTGCATTCTGTATCAGGGGGCCAGGCCGGTCTTTGCGGACATTGATCCCAAAACTTTGAACATCGATCCCAGAAAGATCGAAGCCGCCGTTACTCCTCGCGCCAGGGCCGTGCTGGCGGTGGATGTCTTCGGGCTGCCGGCCGATTATCGGAAAATTCAGGCCGTCTGCAAAAAACACAAGTTGCTGCTGATAGAGGATTCCTGCGAGGCCCTGGGCGCCAAATACAAAGACAAAATGGCCGGCAGTTTCGGGACAGCCTCAGCCTTCGGGTTTTACCCCAACAAGCAGATAACCACCGGCGAAGGCGGGATGGTCTTGACCGACGACGATCGTCTGGCCGAAACTATGTCCAGCCTGCGCAACCAGGGCCGCCATTCCCTGGGCGGCTGGCTGGCCCATCATGAAATGGGTTACAACTATAGGATGGCGGACATCAACGCCGCTTTGGGGCGGGTCCAGCTTTCCCGGATCAAAGGGATCTTGAAAACCAGAAAAGATATCGCCGAAAGATATCTCAAACTATTCCAACAACGTCTGCCGGATTTTACTGTGCTGCAGCAGCCCAAAGGATATCAACGGAGCTGGTTCGTGTTCGTGGCCCTGGTTCCTCAAGAACTCAAAGGCTCCGGCCGGGACCGGTTAATAAAACACCTGCAGTCCAAAAGCATCGGCTGCGCCCATTATTTTCCGACGTTGCATTTGCAGCCGTATCTCCTGGAATTGCTGAAACACAAGAAGGGCGATTTCCCGGCGGCTGAGGACACGGCCGACCGCAGTTTTGCCATTCCGTTCCACCATAAGCTGACCTTGCGGGATCAGGAGAGGGTGGTCCAATTCATAGAACAATTCATCAATTACAGTTAA
- a CDS encoding class I SAM-dependent methyltransferase translates to MLFEWIARELDPRPCSSAELLYDGMESQSGYCLPIIYRPFDCGKRSHWLDRGWILDYAESLHCGSKRILDFGPGDGWPSLPLSAFAASVTGVDSSLKRVQVCTENGKRMSAINAEFIHVPSGQPLPFKDNSYDGIAAASSIEQTPDPQATIAEFCRVLKPGGILRIQYEALGQYRGKSERELWLDKTGDNTCRLIFYDRIVSEERAVMYGLYLDIPSKAVIQALKPGSDALAFDDVSIDGLKALKKRVVDAKLCSLQHPSGKTYLTWLRQAGFSDVKGTCNGGAFAKQLFDQIPVIGRPASLEELDIMLRPLVKREIMREADISTDPAITTVK, encoded by the coding sequence ATGCTTTTCGAATGGATTGCAAGAGAGCTTGATCCCCGGCCGTGCAGTTCGGCCGAGCTGCTCTACGACGGGATGGAATCGCAATCCGGGTACTGTCTGCCGATCATTTACCGGCCGTTCGATTGCGGAAAGAGATCACACTGGCTGGATCGGGGATGGATACTGGACTACGCTGAAAGTCTGCACTGCGGGAGCAAGCGTATACTGGACTTTGGACCGGGCGACGGCTGGCCATCGTTACCTCTGTCCGCTTTTGCGGCCTCGGTGACCGGGGTTGATTCTTCGCTAAAACGGGTGCAGGTCTGCACCGAGAACGGCAAACGGATGAGCGCGATCAACGCAGAATTTATCCACGTACCATCGGGACAGCCGCTGCCGTTCAAAGATAACAGCTACGATGGGATTGCCGCAGCTTCGTCCATAGAACAGACGCCGGATCCCCAGGCAACCATCGCCGAATTTTGTCGGGTGTTGAAGCCCGGCGGGATTTTACGGATACAGTACGAGGCACTTGGCCAATACCGGGGGAAAAGCGAGCGTGAACTATGGTTGGATAAGACCGGCGACAATACGTGCCGGCTGATCTTCTATGACCGCATAGTCAGCGAGGAAAGGGCGGTAATGTATGGTCTGTATCTGGATATTCCGTCAAAGGCAGTGATACAGGCTCTGAAACCCGGCAGCGACGCCCTTGCTTTCGATGATGTAAGCATCGATGGCTTAAAGGCCCTCAAAAAGCGCGTTGTCGACGCCAAACTATGTTCACTGCAACATCCTTCGGGAAAAACATACTTAACCTGGCTGCGACAGGCGGGCTTCAGCGATGTCAAGGGGACATGCAACGGCGGGGCTTTTGCCAAACAGTTGTTCGACCAAATACCGGTTATTGGCAGACCGGCGTCTCTTGAAGAACTCGACATTATGCTGCGACCACTGGTTAAGAGGGAAATCATGCGGGAGGCGGATATCAGTACCGATCCGGCGATCACGACTGTGAAGTAA
- a CDS encoding glycosyltransferase, translating into MKKILIISASAGAGHTMAAKAIEQSLAGLPQRQERCQVTHIDLLKYSTLLYKTVYHDIYLYMAQKQPLLFGYIFTTSDNLKRQNRPDFLLRLLDTLNTRKFTSFIKEQNWGLIISTHFLASQLVCALKRKGKIGAPLLTVTTDYGLHSYWILPECEHYSVADQNSRQHLMASGLLPERIQALGIPVGGEFAKKKPLAPIREKLVLAPQLPSVLMLSGGFGVGPIEKMVASLTAVKSNFQLMVIAGKNRRLLSRLRQMREQLPFKMTAIGYTEQMDEYMRASDILISKPGGLTTAEALACGLPMIIVNPIPGQEDMNSDMLLEHGAGIKAMHQVDIPHRLDEVLASPQKLSSLRKNALKLGRPRAAQNIAKLVEEILD; encoded by the coding sequence ATGAAGAAGATCCTGATCATCTCCGCCTCGGCCGGGGCCGGCCACACCATGGCGGCCAAAGCCATCGAGCAGTCTTTGGCCGGGCTGCCCCAGCGCCAGGAGCGCTGCCAGGTCACCCATATAGACCTCTTAAAATATTCCACCCTGCTCTATAAGACGGTCTACCACGACATCTACCTTTACATGGCCCAGAAACAGCCGCTGTTGTTCGGCTACATCTTCACCACCTCGGACAACCTGAAGCGTCAGAACCGCCCCGATTTTCTGTTGCGGCTTTTAGACACCCTGAACACCCGCAAGTTCACCTCCTTTATCAAAGAGCAGAACTGGGGCCTGATAATCTCCACCCATTTTCTGGCTTCCCAGCTGGTCTGCGCTCTCAAGCGCAAGGGAAAGATCGGGGCGCCGCTTCTGACAGTCACCACCGATTACGGCCTGCACTCTTACTGGATTTTGCCGGAATGCGAACACTACTCGGTGGCCGACCAGAACAGCCGGCAGCATCTGATGGCCTCGGGGCTTCTGCCCGAACGGATCCAGGCCCTGGGCATACCGGTCGGAGGCGAGTTCGCCAAAAAGAAACCGCTGGCCCCCATCCGGGAAAAATTGGTGCTGGCGCCCCAGCTGCCCTCGGTGCTGATGCTGTCCGGGGGTTTTGGGGTGGGGCCGATCGAAAAGATGGTGGCCTCGCTGACCGCGGTCAAATCGAATTTCCAGCTGATGGTGATCGCCGGAAAGAACCGCCGGCTGTTGAGCCGTCTGCGGCAGATGCGGGAACAGCTGCCGTTCAAGATGACCGCCATAGGCTACACCGAGCAGATGGACGAATACATGCGGGCCTCGGACATCCTGATCAGCAAGCCGGGGGGCCTGACCACCGCCGAGGCCCTGGCCTGCGGCCTGCCGATGATCATAGTCAACCCCATCCCCGGACAGGAGGACATGAACAGCGACATGCTGCTAGAGCACGGGGCCGGGATAAAAGCCATGCACCAGGTGGACATCCCGCACCGCCTGGACGAAGTCCTGGCCTCTCCCCAAAAACTTTCAAGCCTGCGGAAGAACGCATTAAAGCTGGGAAGACCTAGGGCCGCCCAAAATATAGCCAAACTGGTGGAGGAGATACTGGACTGA
- a CDS encoding ATP-binding protein, with translation MYINRSIEPELQKHIRLFDVTALVGPRQAGKTTLMRKRLESLSGGRYFSFDDPDVLALFDRDIKHFERQYLAPGGLTGLDEAHYGSDAGRKLKYLADRGHRLVISSSSELLLSKQVLSQLVGRVGVIRLFPFSLAEFGQAAGLVETTPAIKERLLWEHAAYGGYPKAALSPELEDKRTILDSLYNTLLYKDVAQNFSITDLAGLERLVRFLAGNIGLLLSFQTAAKFTGISYPTLKKYLEALEKSYLIRLITPLATNPNKEIVRQPKIYFLDTGLRNAGLGQYPASLEDQGALFENYVFTELLKMSVSLKYWRTKARAEVDFVIQTGKTLLPIEVKLKPGARPSGLASFIEQHHPARALIVCSTGPVSERKVNGCLVKTIPADLLAAEMIANK, from the coding sequence ATGTATATAAATCGCAGTATAGAACCGGAACTGCAAAAGCACATCAGGCTGTTCGATGTCACGGCCCTGGTGGGGCCCAGGCAGGCCGGGAAAACCACCCTGATGAGGAAGCGCCTGGAGTCGCTCTCCGGCGGACGGTATTTTTCCTTTGACGACCCGGACGTTCTGGCATTGTTTGACCGAGACATCAAACATTTTGAGCGGCAGTACCTGGCTCCGGGCGGGCTGACCGGGCTGGATGAAGCGCATTACGGAAGCGATGCCGGGCGCAAGCTGAAATATCTGGCCGACCGGGGGCACCGGCTGGTGATCTCCTCCTCTTCGGAGCTGCTGCTCAGCAAACAGGTTCTTTCCCAGTTGGTGGGCCGGGTGGGCGTCATCCGGCTTTTTCCTTTTTCCCTGGCGGAGTTTGGGCAGGCCGCCGGTCTGGTCGAAACCACCCCGGCCATCAAGGAGCGTCTGCTGTGGGAACATGCCGCCTATGGCGGGTACCCTAAGGCCGCCCTTTCCCCCGAACTGGAGGACAAAAGGACGATATTGGACAGCCTTTACAATACCCTGTTGTACAAGGATGTGGCCCAGAATTTTTCCATCACGGACCTGGCGGGGCTGGAACGCCTGGTTCGTTTTTTGGCCGGCAATATCGGCTTGTTGTTAAGTTTTCAAACTGCCGCCAAATTCACAGGGATCTCGTATCCCACCCTTAAAAAATATCTGGAAGCCCTGGAAAAAAGTTATCTGATCCGGCTGATCACGCCCCTGGCCACCAACCCCAACAAGGAGATCGTCAGGCAGCCCAAGATATATTTTCTGGATACCGGCTTAAGGAACGCCGGGCTGGGCCAATATCCCGCTTCGCTGGAGGACCAGGGCGCACTTTTTGAGAATTATGTTTTCACCGAACTGCTGAAGATGTCAGTTTCGCTGAAATACTGGCGGACCAAGGCCAGAGCCGAGGTTGATTTTGTCATTCAAACCGGCAAGACCCTCCTGCCGATAGAAGTCAAACTTAAGCCCGGGGCCAGGCCGTCCGGGCTGGCTTCCTTCATAGAACAGCACCATCCGGCCCGGGCACTGATCGTTTGTTCTACCGGGCCTGTCTCGGAGCGTAAAGTAAACGGATGCCTGGTCAAGACTATCCCGGCAGACCTGCTGGCCGCAGAGATGATTGCCAATAAATAA